A region of Ficedula albicollis isolate OC2 unplaced genomic scaffold, FicAlb1.5 N00405, whole genome shotgun sequence DNA encodes the following proteins:
- the LOC101816729 gene encoding serine/threonine-protein kinase PAK 3-like, producing the protein MSTLGTKALRINKVITEIELPAPHATICPQGTKGASAPSLAPSASKEEEGSSELPAALGDEDEHPVLWEYNSKAPAVWDKDRGDPPAREEDGGCPLAWDEDGQAPTAWNEGDGHLPVWDEDREYPVAWEEEGEHLPARDGDGERPVAWKDDGEPAAFWEEDGEPAAFWEEDGQPAAFWEEDGQPAAFWEEFGEPPSAWEEDTEPPSAAGSWAEHCDSSTALQPEGRREWCLMQLRNIVSVEKPAEKYLELEQIGQGAFGAVYKGLDRATGGEVAIKKMSLRDQNWERAVNEILVLKGKKNPNIVNSLDSFLVDEDLWLVMEYMDGGTLQDIVRQTRMAEGEMAAVSRECLQGLDFLHSNQVIHRDLKSSNILLGMDGSVKLADFGLCAQLSSEQDQRSSMVGTAHWMAPEVVTSSPYGPKVDIWSLGIVTIEMVEGEPPYFKQTGAMARALIRQNGTPQLQEPRRLSALLRDFLECSLEPDEERRFSAQELLQHPFLSSAKPLSSLTPLITAAKQPDVQQRR; encoded by the exons ATGTCAACTTTA GGCACAAAAGCGCTGAGGATAAATAAGGTGATAACTGAGATAGAACTTCCTGCCCCTCATGCTACCATCTGTCCACAAGGTACAAAAGGTGCATCAGCACCTTCTCTGGCTCCCTCTGCTTCCAAAGAGGAAGAAGGCAGCAGTgagcttcctgctgctctgggggacGAGGACGAACACCCCGTGCTCTGGGAATACAACAGCAAGGCTCCCGCAGTGTGGGACAAGGACAGAGGAGATCCCCCGGCGAGGGAGGAGGATGGTGGATGTCCCCTGGCATGGGACGAGGATGGCCAAGCTCCCACAGCATGGAATGAGGGTGATGGACATCTCCCAGTGTGGGATGAGGACAGAGAATATCCTGTGGCTTGGGAAGAGGAGGGTGAACATCTCCCAGCACGAGATGGGGATGGTGAACGTCCCGTGGCTTGGAAAGATGATGGCGAACCTGCAGCATTTTGGGAAGAGGACGGGGAACCTGCAGCATTTTGGGAAGAGGATGGACAACCTGCAGCATTTTGGGAAGAGGATGGACAACCTGCAGCATTTTGGGAAGAATTCGGGGAACCTCCCTCTGCTTGGGAAGAGGACACTGAACCTCCCTCCGCTGCAGGATCCTGGGCTGAACAttgtgacagcagcacagccctgcagccagaggggaGACGGGAGTGGTGCCTGATGCAGCTGA GGAACATCGTGAGCGTGGAGAAGCCTGCTGAGAAATACCTGGAACTGGAGCAGATTGGCCAAGG GGCTTTCGGAGCTGTTTATAAAGGACTTGACAGGGCCACTGGAGGAGAG GTGGCCATAAAGAAAATGAGTCTCAGAGACCAGAACTGGGAACGAGCTGTGAATGAGATCCTGGTCCTGAAAGGCAAGAAGAACCCAAACATTGTCAACTCTTTGGACAG cTTCCTTGTTGATGAAGATCTCTGGCTGGTGATGGAATACATGGATGGAGGAACTTTGCAGGACATTGTCAGGCAGACACGCATGGCTGAAGGAGAGATGGCAGCTGTCAGTCGGGAG TGTCTGCAGGGCCTTGATTTCCTCCATTCCAACCAGGTGATCCACAGAGATCTGAAGAGCTCCAACATCCTCCTGGGAATGGACGGCTCTGTCAAGCTGG CTGATTTTGgtctctgtgctcagctcagctctgagcaggacCAGCGCAGCTCTATGGTGGGCACTGCTCACTGGATGGCCCCAGAAGTTGTGACCAGTTCTCCTTATGGCCCCAAGGTGGATATCTGGTCCTTGGGCATTGTGACCATCGAGATGGTGGAAGGAGAACCTCCTTACTTCAAGCAAACAGGGGCTATG GCTCGCGCTCTGATCCGGCAGAACGGGACCCcgcagctgcaggagccccgGCGCCTGTCGGCTCTGCTGCGGGACTTCCTCGAGTGCAGCCTGGAGCCGGATGAGGAGCGGCGCTTCTCTGCCCAGGAGCTACTGCAG CACCCATTTTTATCATCAGCCAAGCCTCTCTCCAGCCTGACCCCTCTGATCACTGCAGCAAAGCAACCGGACGTGCAGCAGAGGAGATGA